One window from the genome of Bacillus tianshenii encodes:
- a CDS encoding carboxyltransferase domain-containing protein, with product MLSLPETRFDLCGDEYIFAQITNDMSAESNFKALAITKELRERRIPGIIEIYPANVSYLVRYDPEIISPTDLLDYLKEIDITKSDVSELNMRSKVVEVPIWYDDPVTREYSLRFSKRNQEMTISNFDYVMKVNGFSDKERFIEAHAKVPYLITMLGFTPGTAWSFPLGIKKEEIIRAPKYSSPRTETPKQAIGIGGVFSVIYPLKSPGSYQLIGRSAVPVYEQHQRLNAFEDSFFLASPGDLWKYRPIDESEYNRITEEVKAGTYQYKLKVVDFSAEEYIQKNKQYLDELMEDF from the coding sequence ATGCTTTCATTACCTGAAACACGTTTTGACTTATGTGGAGATGAATATATATTTGCTCAAATAACAAACGACATGAGCGCAGAAAGTAACTTCAAAGCGCTTGCCATTACAAAAGAGCTTCGAGAACGCCGTATACCAGGAATTATCGAAATCTACCCTGCTAACGTCTCATATCTTGTTCGTTATGATCCTGAGATTATTTCACCGACTGATTTGTTGGACTACCTAAAGGAAATCGATATTACGAAAAGTGATGTCTCCGAATTAAATATGAGAAGTAAAGTCGTTGAAGTTCCAATTTGGTACGACGACCCTGTAACAAGAGAATATTCTCTTCGGTTTAGTAAACGGAATCAAGAGATGACGATTTCTAATTTTGATTATGTAATGAAAGTCAATGGTTTTTCAGATAAAGAACGGTTCATTGAAGCCCATGCAAAAGTACCTTATCTGATCACAATGCTAGGCTTCACCCCAGGAACCGCTTGGAGCTTCCCGCTTGGTATTAAGAAGGAAGAGATTATTCGTGCACCAAAATATTCGAGCCCACGTACAGAAACACCAAAGCAGGCAATTGGAATTGGCGGAGTATTTTCAGTGATTTATCCGCTGAAATCCCCTGGAAGCTATCAATTAATTGGGAGGTCAGCAGTACCAGTCTATGAGCAGCACCAGAGGTTAAATGCCTTTGAGGACTCTTTCTTCTTAGCTAGCCCTGGCGACTTATGGAAGTATCGCCCGATCGATGAGAGTGAATATAACCGTATTACAGAAGAAGTGAAGGCTGGCACCTATCAGTACAAGCTGAAAGTCGTAGACTTTTCTGCTGAAGAGTATATCCAAAAAAATAAACAGTATCTTGATGAACTAATGGAGGACTTTTAA
- a CDS encoding biotin-dependent carboxyltransferase family protein, translating into MIKVIDQGFKTTIQDMGRHGYYHLGVPPCGAADKLSFQIGNLLLGNPLYCAGLEITLLGPKLQIQKNTVIAITGAPAEVFLNDKPISMWEVIKVNEGDMLTFQFSERRVGVFTYLCISGGITIPEMLGSRSAYTLSDFGGLLSRKLESGDLIKISEPLPGAFNQEGKKVPSSYIPTFSKEIDVRAVMGMTSDWVSDQGIMKFLSNEWEVKLESNRVAYRFSGETISYSEAEPPFGVVNTVGSVVDFAYPIGAILVPNPEEVIVLLNDATVGGGFVTIGTVISPDLSIITQARPGSSVRFHAVTVSQATELRLQQKKKLNQLIEELK; encoded by the coding sequence GTGATTAAAGTTATCGACCAAGGGTTTAAGACGACAATTCAAGATATGGGGCGACACGGCTATTATCACCTTGGTGTCCCGCCATGCGGTGCAGCAGACAAGCTTTCCTTTCAAATCGGCAACCTTTTATTAGGCAATCCTTTATATTGTGCTGGGTTAGAAATTACATTATTAGGTCCTAAACTGCAAATTCAGAAGAATACGGTTATCGCCATTACTGGAGCTCCTGCTGAAGTATTTCTTAATGACAAACCAATTTCAATGTGGGAAGTCATTAAAGTTAATGAAGGAGACATGTTAACCTTTCAGTTTTCAGAGAGGCGTGTCGGTGTTTTCACTTATCTATGCATCTCAGGAGGGATTACAATACCTGAAATGCTTGGCAGTCGTTCTGCTTATACGTTAAGCGACTTTGGAGGGTTGTTAAGCAGAAAGCTAGAGAGTGGTGATCTGATTAAAATTAGTGAGCCGTTACCAGGGGCATTTAATCAAGAAGGCAAGAAGGTTCCTTCTTCGTATATTCCGACCTTTTCAAAAGAAATTGATGTACGTGCGGTCATGGGCATGACAAGTGATTGGGTAAGTGATCAAGGAATTATGAAATTCCTGAGCAATGAATGGGAAGTCAAACTCGAATCAAATCGTGTTGCGTATCGCTTTAGTGGTGAAACAATTTCATATAGCGAAGCAGAACCACCATTTGGTGTCGTTAACACTGTAGGAAGTGTCGTGGACTTTGCATATCCAATAGGAGCGATTCTTGTACCAAATCCAGAAGAGGTTATCGTCTTATTAAATGATGCAACTGTCGGTGGCGGCTTTGTAACAATTGGAACTGTCATTAGTCCTGACTTAAGCATTATTACACAAGCCAGGCCAGGTTCATCTGTTCGCTTTCATGCTGTTACTGTTAGCCAGGCAACAGAGTTAAGACTACAGCAAAAAAAGAAACTGAATCAATTAATAGAAGAGTTAAAATAG
- a CDS encoding cytosine permease, with protein MAEIIKPSHVNEDGVTKEETKEDYALEEVPKHSRMGWWSITNVALGVATAMVFMQMGSLMAVSYGAVNALIAEIYATVVAGVLGIGIAYLSAKAGMNVNLLARGGGYGYIGASITSFIYALNFIMYCAIEGSIMAYAVAEYLQVVPTWVLMIFFGLAVIPFNWFGMKQLDKLQKWSLPIFIILLGAGLIVAANMKSSYLGSVWSYLPEGVQVGGTALLTCIGIINGLVGIMALLISDYARFVKDEEFKLGVFAVGFIPQLVCFFLMGLIGIWFGVRFMEANPGVYFVNIIGIFGALFTILTQLRINITNLYSGSLSLSTFFENVFKFKPGRTFWVVFTAVAAVVAMLAGALDHLGPLLTFQGVFLFAWAATIVADAFVVKRLLKIGPDYFEYHQEKLYKWNPVGVVSLLVASTIGTFAAFGLMGVFLQNIAAFFAAIISFALTIVIAVVTKGKYYIKNEGAGVPDDDKIA; from the coding sequence ATGGCTGAAATTATTAAACCTAGTCATGTGAATGAAGATGGAGTGACAAAGGAAGAGACGAAAGAGGACTATGCGCTGGAGGAAGTGCCGAAGCATTCTCGCATGGGATGGTGGAGTATTACCAATGTTGCGTTAGGTGTTGCAACTGCCATGGTATTTATGCAAATGGGAAGCTTAATGGCTGTTTCATATGGAGCGGTTAATGCCTTGATTGCTGAAATCTATGCAACGGTTGTGGCAGGTGTACTTGGAATTGGGATTGCGTATCTTTCAGCCAAAGCGGGAATGAATGTGAATCTATTAGCGCGCGGCGGTGGTTACGGCTACATTGGAGCATCAATTACATCATTTATTTACGCTTTAAACTTTATTATGTATTGTGCAATTGAAGGATCGATTATGGCTTATGCAGTTGCGGAATATTTACAAGTTGTACCGACATGGGTGCTGATGATTTTCTTCGGTTTGGCAGTTATTCCATTTAACTGGTTTGGTATGAAGCAATTGGACAAGCTGCAAAAGTGGTCATTGCCGATCTTTATTATCTTGTTAGGTGCCGGGCTTATTGTGGCAGCTAATATGAAATCAAGCTATTTAGGAAGCGTATGGAGTTATCTCCCTGAAGGCGTACAAGTTGGTGGAACAGCGTTATTAACGTGTATCGGTATTATTAACGGTCTTGTCGGAATTATGGCATTGCTAATTTCAGATTATGCTAGATTTGTAAAAGATGAAGAATTCAAACTTGGCGTATTTGCGGTTGGATTCATTCCTCAGCTTGTTTGCTTTTTCTTAATGGGCTTAATTGGTATTTGGTTTGGTGTTCGGTTCATGGAAGCAAATCCAGGTGTCTATTTCGTTAATATTATTGGAATTTTCGGGGCGTTATTTACAATCTTAACGCAGTTACGAATCAATATTACAAACCTTTATAGTGGTTCACTTTCACTATCAACGTTCTTTGAAAATGTATTTAAATTTAAGCCGGGACGTACATTTTGGGTAGTATTTACAGCGGTTGCAGCCGTAGTGGCGATGTTAGCTGGTGCGCTCGACCACTTAGGTCCGCTTCTAACCTTCCAGGGCGTATTCTTATTTGCTTGGGCGGCGACAATTGTGGCAGATGCTTTTGTCGTAAAGCGATTATTAAAAATCGGGCCTGATTACTTTGAATATCATCAAGAGAAGCTATATAAATGGAATCCAGTAGGTGTTGTTTCATTACTTGTAGCGAGTACAATTGGTACGTTCGCTGCTTTCGGATTAATGGGTGTATTTTTACAAAACATCGCAGCGTTCTTTGCAGCAATCATTTCATTTGCATTAACAATTGTAATTGCAGTTGTAACAAAGGGTAAGTATTACATCAAGAATGAAGGTGCAGGTGTACCTGATGATGATAAAATTGCTTAA
- a CDS encoding class I SAM-dependent rRNA methyltransferase produces MRKEITLKVKSKFTNKFKSGYPLISKEAILNLDDLHEEGELVRLVDERNHFIGKGYHGKQNKGYGWILTRKENEKIDQAFFEKKIKAALNKRSKFYQDPETTAFRVFNNEGDGIGGLTIDYFDGYYVINWYSEGIYAFKDEVIQSLEKLVEFKAIYQKKRFASKGKYIEEDDFVAGERGEFPIIVKENGVHFAVHLNDGAMVGVFLDQREVRRTIRDKYAEGKTVLNTFSYTGAFSIFAALGGAAKTTSVDLANRSYSKTIEQFSVNGIDFEAHDIIVQDVFNYFKFAAKKNFKFDMVILDPPSFARSKKHTFSAAKDYKNLLKETIAITEDNGVIVASTNASNVSVNKFKGFIDKAFKEMGGKYKLMEEFSLPEDFRTTKDYKEGDYLKVVFIRKIKG; encoded by the coding sequence ATGCGAAAAGAAATAACATTAAAGGTGAAATCGAAATTTACTAATAAATTCAAAAGTGGTTATCCGCTGATCTCGAAAGAGGCAATTTTGAACTTAGATGACCTGCATGAAGAAGGTGAGCTTGTCAGGCTGGTTGATGAACGAAATCATTTCATTGGCAAAGGCTATCACGGCAAGCAGAATAAAGGTTATGGCTGGATTTTGACCCGAAAAGAAAATGAAAAGATTGATCAAGCTTTCTTCGAGAAGAAAATAAAAGCTGCGCTTAATAAAAGAAGTAAGTTTTATCAAGATCCAGAAACGACTGCTTTCCGTGTCTTCAATAATGAAGGTGATGGAATTGGCGGCTTAACAATTGATTATTTTGATGGTTATTACGTCATTAATTGGTACAGTGAAGGAATTTATGCGTTTAAAGATGAGGTCATTCAATCACTAGAAAAGCTTGTAGAGTTCAAGGCGATTTATCAGAAGAAGCGCTTTGCTTCAAAAGGAAAATATATTGAGGAAGATGATTTTGTTGCTGGTGAACGAGGCGAGTTCCCGATTATTGTGAAAGAAAATGGTGTTCACTTCGCTGTTCATTTAAATGATGGTGCCATGGTAGGTGTATTCTTAGATCAGCGAGAGGTGCGACGTACCATTCGTGATAAATATGCCGAGGGGAAAACGGTGTTAAATACGTTTTCTTACACAGGTGCTTTTTCGATTTTTGCTGCGTTAGGCGGTGCTGCGAAAACGACAAGTGTTGATCTGGCAAACAGAAGCTACAGCAAGACGATTGAGCAGTTTAGTGTTAATGGAATTGACTTTGAAGCACATGATATTATCGTTCAAGATGTATTTAATTATTTCAAATTTGCAGCTAAGAAAAACTTCAAGTTTGATATGGTAATATTAGATCCGCCAAGCTTTGCGCGTTCGAAGAAACATACATTCAGTGCAGCGAAAGATTATAAAAATTTACTAAAGGAAACAATCGCGATTACAGAAGATAATGGAGTCATTGTAGCGTCGACAAATGCAAGCAATGTTAGCGTGAATAAGTTTAAAGGCTTTATTGATAAAGCATTTAAGGAAATGGGCGGAAAATATAAGCTGATGGAGGAATTTTCTCTACCAGAAGATTTCCGTACAACAAAAGACTACAAAGAAGGCGATTATCTAAAGGTTGTTTTCATTCGAAAGATAAAAGGTTAG
- a CDS encoding HD domain-containing protein yields MFTLIDSAVEFAAVAHDKQYRKSTNIPYISHPVAVGFMLQALGCSEEVVAASILHDVIEDTPYTKEGIEDKFGKHVANLVEGASEQDKSLSWEERKQHTIEQLKHASLELKYVVLGDKIHNLKSIVAAFEQEGEQVWERFKRGKAKQQWYYQSIYNACKQTDDEVLSILLHRFDALYKVLFETRKGS; encoded by the coding sequence GTGTTCACGTTAATTGACTCAGCTGTTGAATTTGCGGCAGTTGCGCACGATAAGCAGTATCGAAAATCCACCAATATTCCTTATATCTCACATCCAGTGGCCGTTGGTTTCATGTTACAAGCATTAGGGTGTTCGGAGGAAGTGGTAGCAGCGAGTATTCTGCATGACGTTATAGAAGATACGCCTTACACAAAAGAAGGTATTGAAGACAAATTCGGCAAGCATGTAGCAAACCTTGTAGAAGGAGCAAGTGAACAGGACAAGAGCTTATCATGGGAAGAACGTAAGCAGCATACAATCGAGCAACTAAAACATGCCTCACTTGAATTGAAATATGTGGTCCTTGGCGACAAAATTCATAACCTTAAAAGCATTGTTGCTGCATTCGAACAAGAGGGTGAGCAAGTATGGGAACGATTCAAGCGAGGAAAAGCGAAGCAGCAATGGTATTATCAATCTATTTATAATGCCTGTAAACAAACGGATGACGAAGTGCTTTCTATTCTTCTTCATCGGTTCGATGCTTTATATAAAGTACTGTTTGAAACGAGAAAGGGTTCATGA
- a CDS encoding PAS domain S-box protein: MNSAAIFKSYFDSTKDIVILIEATETELKLQYINQSAATVFGAPDSHLPQNNIIPQEYITHLHEKYNEAIHTGRPLTFKDETIYERTNIFAKTTITPIFENNKKYLLSVTKLSAADYELKNSNHFLEAFLAHTADATLILDKNDQIVKVSESFENMFGWKANEVIGISRKDIQMTPAPLLTELDTIIQKVKKGIKIPSYETLRMKKNGEVFPVSVSYSPILDRKQNFIAYTLIYRDIGHIKQLENELAESNEEYQSLFKYNNNAIYLLDLQGHIIKANTACEHLSGYSYQEIIHRHYSDFIHESDQDNISSYFKKVLEDKATNYEIRLMHKSGTTLYARITNVPVIVKGKIIGVYGIAQDITKETLAEIELEKTLKELENIKYAIDESSILAITDKYGVITHVNEMFSTISQYKKEELIGQTHRIINSGHHSKEFFEEMWKTIRSGEVWRNEIKNKAKDGSFYWVHTTIVPLLNTKGEITHYISIRTDITDRKVIEEELRQSEKKYRIITESSSDLITIMNTRGIVTYASPSYKESLGIPTNEIVGKHFSYHIFEADKQKLKHSCALQIKEEKIYTNEFRYVNSQGKPVWVECKSSPVHNKNGSIDRIITIGRIITKRKRYEEELKFQAFHDQLTGLPNRTMLKEKVKEAIQYTDANERKTFGLLFLDCDNFKRINDTYGHEVGDQFLVKFSHRLQQSIRDEDIVFRIGGDEFVILLNKIQDSQEITSIANRVHSALQDKWCIKHHSFHTTSSIGMALYPQHGKTLEQLLFNADKALYEVKREGKNSYRFSD; encoded by the coding sequence ATGAATAGCGCAGCAATCTTCAAATCATATTTTGATTCAACAAAAGATATTGTGATTTTAATAGAAGCAACAGAAACAGAATTGAAGCTTCAATATATAAACCAGTCTGCAGCCACGGTATTTGGTGCGCCTGACTCACACCTACCTCAAAATAATATTATCCCACAGGAATATATTACTCACCTACACGAGAAATATAACGAAGCAATACATACAGGAAGACCGCTTACCTTCAAAGATGAAACTATTTATGAAAGAACAAACATTTTTGCAAAAACAACCATTACGCCGATCTTTGAAAATAATAAAAAATATCTATTGTCGGTTACAAAACTATCAGCAGCTGATTATGAATTAAAGAATAGCAATCATTTCTTAGAAGCATTTCTCGCTCATACCGCAGATGCTACTCTTATTCTGGATAAAAATGATCAAATCGTAAAAGTAAGTGAATCATTCGAAAATATGTTTGGCTGGAAGGCAAATGAAGTCATAGGAATCTCCAGAAAAGACATCCAAATGACACCTGCCCCACTACTAACAGAATTAGATACCATCATCCAGAAGGTAAAGAAAGGTATAAAAATCCCATCCTATGAAACATTGCGAATGAAGAAGAATGGTGAAGTTTTCCCGGTATCTGTTAGCTACTCTCCTATTCTTGATCGAAAGCAAAACTTTATAGCCTATACATTAATCTATCGAGATATCGGGCACATAAAACAATTAGAAAATGAACTAGCAGAAAGCAATGAAGAATATCAATCACTTTTCAAATATAATAATAATGCGATTTACTTGTTAGATTTACAAGGTCATATTATAAAAGCAAATACAGCCTGTGAACATTTGTCTGGATATTCTTATCAAGAAATTATCCACAGACACTATAGTGACTTTATCCACGAAAGCGACCAAGACAATATTTCTTCTTATTTCAAAAAAGTCTTAGAAGATAAAGCTACGAATTACGAAATAAGACTTATGCATAAAAGCGGCACTACCCTTTATGCCCGGATTACAAATGTTCCGGTTATCGTAAAAGGGAAAATCATTGGGGTGTACGGCATCGCCCAAGATATCACCAAAGAAACATTAGCAGAGATAGAATTAGAAAAGACCTTAAAAGAATTAGAAAATATTAAATACGCCATTGATGAATCCTCAATCTTAGCTATCACAGACAAATACGGGGTTATTACTCATGTGAATGAGATGTTCTCCACTATTTCCCAATATAAAAAAGAGGAATTGATTGGACAGACGCACCGTATTATTAACTCTGGCCATCATTCTAAGGAATTTTTTGAAGAAATGTGGAAGACAATACGGAGTGGAGAAGTATGGCGAAATGAAATAAAAAACAAAGCAAAAGATGGAAGCTTTTACTGGGTGCACACAACCATCGTTCCTTTACTGAATACAAAAGGAGAAATCACACACTATATTTCAATTCGAACAGACATTACGGACCGCAAAGTTATCGAGGAAGAATTAAGACAAAGTGAAAAGAAATATCGTATTATAACTGAGTCTTCTTCAGACTTAATTACAATAATGAATACAAGGGGCATTGTCACCTATGCTTCCCCATCGTATAAGGAATCATTAGGGATTCCTACCAATGAAATCGTCGGCAAGCATTTCTCTTATCACATATTTGAAGCAGATAAACAAAAGCTGAAACATTCATGTGCCCTCCAAATAAAAGAGGAAAAGATTTATACAAATGAATTTCGTTACGTAAATTCTCAAGGAAAGCCAGTATGGGTAGAATGTAAAAGCAGCCCCGTTCATAATAAAAATGGATCGATTGACAGAATTATTACAATTGGGCGGATTATTACAAAACGAAAAAGATATGAAGAAGAACTTAAGTTTCAAGCTTTTCATGACCAATTAACAGGCCTTCCCAATAGAACAATGCTTAAGGAAAAGGTAAAAGAAGCCATCCAATATACAGATGCTAATGAGCGGAAAACGTTTGGTCTCTTATTCTTAGACTGCGATAATTTCAAACGGATAAATGATACGTATGGTCATGAGGTAGGTGATCAATTTTTAGTAAAGTTCAGTCATCGTCTTCAACAATCAATACGGGATGAAGATATTGTATTTAGAATAGGCGGCGATGAATTTGTCATTTTACTAAATAAAATTCAGGACAGCCAGGAGATTACGAGCATCGCTAATCGAGTTCATTCTGCCCTTCAAGATAAATGGTGCATTAAACACCATTCCTTCCATACAACTTCAAGCATTGGAATGGCTTTATATCCACAGCACGGAAAGACGCTCGAGCAATTGTTATTTAACGCTGACAAAGCTTTATATGAAGTAAAACGTGAAGGAAAAAATAGCTATCGATTTTCAGACTAA
- a CDS encoding ABC-F family ATP-binding cassette domain-containing protein, with translation MSILTVKNLSHGFGDRAIFNDVSFRLLKGEHIGLIGANGEGKSTFMNIITRKLEPDEGKVDWAKNVRVGYLDQHTVLEKGMTMREALKGAFQYLFDLEAEMNQMYEKMGEASPEELEKLLEEVGTIQDLLTNNDFYTIDAKVEEIARGLGLDDIGLERDVEDLSGGQRTKVLLAKLLLEKPDILLLDEPTNYLDEQHIEWLKRYLQEYENAFILISHDIPFLNSVINLIYHMENQELNRYAGDYDDFMRVYEMKKQQLEAAYKKQQQEIAELKDFVARNKARVATRNMAMSRQKKLDKMEVIELAGEKPKPEFRFKAARAASKNIFETKDLVIGYDTPLSKPLNLRMERGQKIGIVGANGIGKTTLLKSLLGENAPIEGSVERGDYLHIGYFEQEAKYGNNTCIEEFWNEFPHFSQYEVRAALAKCGLTTKHIESKVTVLSGGEKAKVRLAKLINNETNLLVLDEPTNHLDVDAKEELKRALQDYKGSILLICHEPEFYNDVVNDIWNCESWTTKLV, from the coding sequence ATGAGCATTCTTACAGTAAAAAACTTAAGCCACGGCTTTGGAGATCGAGCTATTTTCAATGATGTTTCATTTCGTCTCTTAAAGGGTGAACATATCGGCTTAATTGGAGCAAATGGTGAAGGTAAGTCTACTTTCATGAATATTATTACACGTAAGCTTGAACCTGACGAAGGGAAAGTTGATTGGGCGAAAAATGTCCGAGTCGGCTATCTTGACCAGCACACAGTTTTAGAAAAAGGCATGACGATGCGCGAAGCTCTTAAAGGTGCCTTCCAATATCTTTTTGACCTAGAAGCAGAAATGAATCAGATGTATGAAAAGATGGGTGAAGCAAGCCCTGAAGAACTTGAAAAATTACTTGAAGAAGTAGGTACAATTCAAGACTTACTTACAAACAATGATTTTTACACAATTGATGCAAAGGTTGAGGAAATTGCACGCGGGCTTGGACTTGATGATATCGGCTTAGAACGTGATGTCGAAGATTTGAGCGGCGGTCAACGAACGAAAGTCTTGCTGGCCAAGCTTTTGCTTGAAAAGCCTGATATCCTTCTGTTGGACGAGCCGACAAACTACTTGGATGAACAGCATATTGAATGGCTTAAACGCTACCTACAGGAATACGAAAATGCCTTTATCCTTATTTCACATGATATTCCATTCTTAAACAGTGTCATTAACTTAATTTATCATATGGAAAATCAAGAATTGAATCGCTACGCTGGCGACTACGATGATTTTATGCGTGTATATGAAATGAAAAAGCAGCAGCTAGAGGCCGCTTATAAGAAGCAGCAACAGGAAATCGCTGAATTGAAGGATTTCGTTGCACGTAATAAAGCCCGAGTTGCCACTCGTAACATGGCAATGTCACGTCAGAAGAAGCTCGACAAGATGGAAGTCATTGAACTGGCAGGTGAAAAACCAAAGCCTGAATTTAGATTTAAAGCAGCAAGAGCTGCAAGTAAAAATATTTTTGAAACAAAAGACCTTGTCATCGGCTATGACACCCCTCTTTCAAAGCCGCTAAACTTACGAATGGAACGCGGACAGAAAATCGGGATCGTAGGGGCGAATGGGATTGGTAAAACAACTTTACTAAAAAGCCTCTTAGGTGAAAACGCACCAATTGAAGGTTCAGTTGAACGCGGTGATTACTTACACATCGGCTACTTTGAACAAGAAGCGAAGTATGGAAACAACACATGTATCGAAGAATTTTGGAACGAATTCCCTCATTTCAGTCAATATGAAGTGCGGGCAGCTCTTGCGAAATGCGGCTTAACAACAAAACATATTGAAAGTAAAGTGACTGTTTTGAGCGGAGGCGAAAAGGCAAAAGTACGCCTTGCAAAACTGATTAACAATGAAACAAATCTGCTTGTATTAGATGAGCCGACAAACCATCTTGACGTCGATGCGAAAGAAGAACTAAAGCGTGCGCTACAAGATTATAAAGGAAGCATTCTACTTATTTGCCATGAGCCTGAATTCTACAATGATGTTGTCAATGATATTTGGAATTGCGAATCGTGGACGACGAAGCTTGTATAG